The Aquipuribacter hungaricus genome includes the window GCGTCAACACGAGCGCCTGGAACGTCCGCAACAACGCCGGCAACTCCAACGAGGCGTCGTACCTGCTCGCCCGCAACGTCACCCAGGCGGACGGGGTCCTGTCCATCACCGCCAAGCGCGAGGCGGCCGGCGGGCGCGAGTTCACCTCCGGCTACATCGACACCATCGGCAAGCAGAGCTTCGGCGTCGGCACGCGCTGGGAGATCCGCGCCAAGGTCCCCACCCAGGCGAACAGCAGCGGTGGCCTCTGGCCGGCCTTCTGGCTGCGCAGCAACCAGACCGGCGGCGAGATCGACGTCGCGGAGTTCTACGGCTCGCCGCACCCCCACCTGGCCAACGCCCACCGCAACGTCGACCACATCGTCCACGAGGACACCATGGGCGGCGGCGCCAAGTCCGGCGTGGACTACCTCCTGCCGAACAACGCCCAGCCTTCTGACGGCTACCACCTGTACGCGGTCGAGGTCGTGTCCGAGGGCATCCACTTCTACGTCGACGGCGTGCGGTCCTTCTCCGTGCTCCGCAGCACGCACCCGTGGATCGGCCCGATGCTCGGCGGCACCTGGAACATCCGCCTGAACTTC containing:
- a CDS encoding glycoside hydrolase family 16 protein, encoding APAPAPAPAPAPAPAPAPAPAPAPAPAGWTQVWSDEFSGSSVNTSAWNVRNNAGNSNEASYLLARNVTQADGVLSITAKREAAGGREFTSGYIDTIGKQSFGVGTRWEIRAKVPTQANSSGGLWPAFWLRSNQTGGEIDVAEFYGSPHPHLANAHRNVDHIVHEDTMGGGAKSGVDYLLPNNAQPSDGYHLYAVEVVSEGIHFYVDGVRSFSVLRSTHPWIGPMLGGTWNIRLNFQVGKAGSWATAPTSATRFPATFAIDYVRIYKR